TGGAGCAAGAAAGAGAAGCTACAGCGACTGAGGTGAGGTTTAAAGTCTGATCTGAGGAGAAGCAGGAAGTGTTTCATGGTTTCAGAGAGGAGAGGCGTTCATCTCACAGCCCTGTGTCGTTATACGTGGGACTGACCACCTTCAGGATGCTCTGAGCATTCtcctccaccagagggcgccacTTCACCTCTCCTGTGAGCAGCAGATCCTCTCCGTCCAGAGAGTCGATAAACTGCATCTGTGAAGAGCAGGAGGAACATTTACCCtcagagcaacaacaacatgcaatgaaaacacattttaaatgatttacatAATTCCCATGAAATCCAGAGACTCAGCACAAAGAACACTAATGGTTTTACATCACATAAATACACACTTGAATGAGGAAGCAATTTTTACCTGTGAAACTATTTGGAAATGGAAGCCAAGATAAAATGATGCAGCATGAAGTCGAAACCCAACATGGGCAAATCCAACCTTACCGTCATCTCACTCACTGAACCTCACTTCCCTCCATGTGGAGGCAAGTCCAGTTGGTTCTTCAGGTTAGTCATTTCTTTGCAGTTTCACTAAACAGACCTCTTTGAAATGCTCTTTGTCTGACGTTCCTCAGAGATGAGAAAAACAGACACATCTTTAAATGGTTCTACTGCAGCCAGAGTCATCGCCATCAGCAGATTCTCTGCgtcttttctgcattttttgtacCCATTTCAGAGGCAGTACAAGCCAGATATTGCGCCTTGGAGTAATTTACGTCACTGCGTGAGCGAGGGTCAGACCTTGCAAACTCCTCAAACCACTGCAGCAGACAGGGGGACATGGTGTCTGCAGTACTGCCATGTCCACCTGAATGACTTTTGGAGCAGAGTGACTGTGATTTTGCAGCCGCTTAAGCAGCAGATTTATCTGAAGAACCGGTATGAAATGAAGAAGCAAAAAGCAATGCAGCTCTGCTCAGCGTTTTGTTGGAGTTACAGTTTTGTACCGGCCCGACTGAAACACCGAAGTGAAACACCAGAGTGAAACACCGGAGTGAAACACCGGAGTGAAACACCGGAGTGAAACACCGGAGTGAGACACCGGAGTGAGACACCGGAGTGAGACACCGGAGTAAGACACCGGAGTGAAACACCGGAGTGAAACACCGGAGTGAAACACCGGAGTAAAACACCGGAGTGAAACACCGGAGTAAAACACCGGAGTGAAACACCGGAGTGAAACACCGGAGTGAAACACCGGAGTGAAACACCAGAGTGAAACACCAGAGTGAAACACCAGAGCTACATAGCATTAGCTTGGCGTAActgtttgggttttcttttcaaTGAAGTTCATTTGTGAATATTGGTTTACATCTTTTGACTGCATTACACAAATCAACAGGTTGCtcatgtttaaaacataaaactaatgaGTTAAGTTGAGTTGCTTTTATTATGTTTGGGCAAGAAATTTATACAGGACAACATTATGAGTTTAGTTGAGTCCAACAAAAACCACAACCTTGAGGTTCTCCATTGCTCTGCGTTGTTGCTAACAACATCAAAGTGTGAACGACCACGCCCACAAAACTGAGGAACAGACTCTAATGGAGACGCTCTAAACTGGGGTTGAACCAGACCAGTTCTATCCCAGTCTAGCAGCTGGAGTTAGATCTGACAATGGAGAAGAGGTTTTAACTTGGTAACTGTAGGCCAACGACAGTCATGGTTGTCCACCAAAGTAAAGTAGTGACTCTAAGGGGAATGATGCAGAGAAGATGAGCCGTTTTTTAGGACCTCTGTTGCTAATCAACCTTCCATGAGCTTTGGTCAAAGGTCATCAAGGCCTTTCACAAAGTGAAGACCCATTGCCTGGAGCAGCTGATGGAAACCAGGCGGTTTGAGGAACTTTGGTTTTTGTATCTGTAGAACCAAACCCAAGCATGGGAGAGATGATGAGACACCAGCAGCGTTTGGTTTGGTGTAACAGCTACTCCAGTTCGTTCCCAATAGCAGAACCTGCCATGAATCCTCAGACCAGCACGGCCACCAACGACCGCCATCACTGGGAACTTGGACAAGATTTTCAATTCTGATTTCAGACTGTTTTTAtctactttatatttttcttcatctaCTAAATGTGTGGTGTGATTTTGTAcaaatttataaatgaatatcttttttattctgttgacTTGTTTCAcaatcaaagtaaaataaaatcagttttgaagTTACACATTTGTTTGGCCAAATTCAGTAAAATGTGGAACATCGTCTCTGATATTGTTAtccaaaaaaatattgtgatatcATTTTTGGCAGGAAGTGCAACTGAGTAACCAACACACCTGTTTGCGAACGTACTCCACCATGAGCTCCAGCTGCTGGGGGTCGTCACACTGACAGTTGAACAGGTTCCTCCACAGAGCTGCGGCCAGGACGCAGTCATCAGACAGGATtccctgcagaaacacagaaacacacttcAGCGTCAGGACCAATGTCTGGACGCTCTCCAGGCGTTAAAACCCAGAGATCTGGGAttgatttcatgttttctaaaaaaaaaaagctcctgctTTGTTCTAACCTCATCGTATCCAAATATGGCAGCGTAGAAGGTTTCAGTCATGGCTTTCATGGCCTCCTTCCTGTGGATGGCGTCGATCTGCAGCACACACAGAACCACAGTTCAGTTCTGCACAGACAAACACCGAGCTGGGTCCATCAGAACCTGGACTGGTTCTGAGGCCATCAGGTCTGTGGTCGATAAGAAGGATGAGCGATGGACCtaaaattttatcacaatattttgttgtaCAATTGTGATATtgctaaagatttttattttaaaaaactgttgattatttttttaggtaactgtatgccacaaaaacatattcatgaaaaactaatttgaaaCGGAAAAGGTGTGATTTATAAGTTGCACACAGTggctgcatttaatcatattttcaaatttactcaTATCTGTTGATTTTCTTGTGGGacaaacaatggagaaaataacaaaagtaaaacttcTGGTCATCctgcaagttttgttttttatttaccatcaataaataaaatttatcaCAACAACACTGAATTTAAAATCCTATAAggaatttttcacaataaatgatcaCAATATATGATAAATGCCGACCTGTAGCAGTTAACTCAGGTTATTTTTGACCTGATGATGGCGCTGTTAAAACAATGTTGAAACAGCAACATccaatttttctgtaaattagaGTCCAAATGTCTGAAGAAACATTTCAAGTTCAGgagtttttctatgttttttatggatgtagaaataaaaactgaggtttaggtttaaaaaaaaatctgaaaactgatttaaagAAGGGCAGAAACTAAAGATCGATTGAGTTTGGACATGTGGAGGCCAGGAGAAGAGTCAGacttttttgtgatttctgaattgaactgaaagtTTTTCAGTGTGATAATCAAAACCCGGTTTGGAGCCGACCAGGTATCAGGTGTTTCCACACCTGCTGGTGCGCTGGACTCGACTCAGGACCAAAATTCcagcattttttacatttccagctgctgcggTTTTCTTTCTCAATGCACTGAGTCAAATGAATtcaaaaacctgttcccctcctggcctgtgggggcgctgcaccaaaatccactgaaggaaacgacacaacaacctctgaagacactgagcgcaacttccttcttcaccaaacggaaacagaaaaatatatatttgagttGCATTAGCTCACTGTGCCGTTGTTGGGGGATCAACGCagataaaaacttttctaaCTGAAATTAATTCCCACAGATTGCAGttaactaaatgttttctcCCAAGGCGTCTCTTCCAACCCAGTAACTCTCCCCGGGGAAGCGGCGCTGATGTCTGACTGAAGCGGACAGATTTCTGGCGCGTGATGGACGCAGGTCAGCACCAGGTCTGTGTGAGCAGCGTGGAGCCACCGGTTAGAACAGCTTTTCACGCTTGTTGAGGCTTTCAGAGCGGCAGTTGTTTTTCCTAAAGTGACCCTGAAATATCCTGCAGACCCACATTAACATTCTTTGTTGTGACTCCTGAACAGAGTTGACTTTTTCAGAGTGAAACCTGTAATTTCTGCTGTGCAGTAATCGGCCTTGCAGGAGCCTCTCTGTGAGCCAGAGTCCGGCGCTCCATGCCAACCAGCGATGTTTCCTGGAGCTGCTCCACTGACGGAGAATAGAGGAGCGACTCTGTGGCCGCGGTGACCGCAGCCAGCCGCGCTCCCCTGGGACCTGGCTGCACTTCCTGCCTGTTGGTTAAGTTATGCTGATGTACAACCTGCGTCGCTCTGCAGGATGCAGCGGCATGGCTTGCAGCCGAGGGACTAAAATAACggacatttatttcagaaaacaactCTTGTTTGGATCTTTGATTCTTCATGAATGCTTAAAGTCGCAGAgctgatcaaaaaaaaaaaaactgtcaaacatCAGTGAGTTCCTTTAAAACCGTCTTCCAACCGAGGTTATTATAggtaactaaaacaaaataactgaaactcaaactgagaaaacatttaaacaaaaaaaataaaaacgctaAATGGCGACAGCAAAAGTTAGAAGAAAACTCTTGAGTcagttggttgttcaacaataactgaataaaatttttaaaaaatgtaattttctgttgAGCATTCATTACCCAATCGATGTAAACAACCACAGTCCCTCTGACTGGCACCAAACCCGACTCACCCCCATGATCTTGCTCCTCTGCTCCACGTCTTCCCACATGGAGTGGACGATGTAACGGCACATGAACTTCCCCTCTCTGCCCTCCTGACGCATCCGCACCAAACACATCCTGCCAGACAACAAACAGGGAGCATGGACAGGatctttgttttctaattaaattgGTCCAATCAGGAGGATTTAGTTGCTTTAATACGAACCTTCAGTCAGGAGTTGGGATTTAAACCCACCAGCACTGAACCTTAATCCTTCCCTCATTCGTCCCTCTGTCTACGTTTTGTAGCTCAGTTGAACTGTGTTCAATTCAGATCATCTAAACTACAATTTACCATGGAAACATTTCCATCTTCTATTACAGATATTCTGACTGGTTCTGTTAGAGGGCAGGAAAAGTCCAAACTGCATCCATTACAACAAAATCTGTAAATCTAATCACATCCAAAATCCATCTAAGCTGATGttcagctttaaaagaaaatggtggGAAACTTCTGCTAACAGCAGAGCTAACCTTTAGCTTAGCAATtcagctaactttgaaaacgctTAGCGCACTTAGACTCCCCCAAGTTAATTTTCCTGGATAGATTCTTAACTTTACTGGTTGTTCAGTCCTGGtttagttgaataaagttcattattgaactgtgttgaagttttggttttagatctttttattcatgctcttattttgaaatgggtGAAGACAGCTTACGCAGCAGatccatttcctctcctcacatCCTCCACCCGCGATGCGACGCAGCAAATGACTATTTGAACGAATCAATAACATGAACAGGACGGCAGGTAACAGCAAAGCGTTTGACTCACCAGACATGCAGCTGAGCGATCAGGAACCAGGAGTTCAGAGTGTCCGGCAGAAAGCATTCTGGACCAAACAGAACCACGTTTTACTACATCAACAAGCCTGAAAACAGCTGGATCCTTCTGCTGCATTGTGGGAAATGTAGGACTCAGACTTACTGTCAAAGAACTCGTCGTAGTTTATTCTCTCCACGCAACACGTGTACATGCGCAGCGCGGCGATCTTGATTTTCTGTCAAGGCAAAAAAGTCCAAAACTTTAAAGAGACGCTAAAACTTGAAGttttaatttgctgaaaatttttttattcctatCAAGTTAGAAAGTATATTTTAACTTACCAGTACCTTTGGAATCAATATTCAAGAACTGACTTAAATCTCGATATAACTGGATATTAACATCTGTATCTGTCCCAATATGGAAAACATTCTAGATCCGTCACAATGTGCTGCGGCCATACAGGCACATCTATTCACTCTAATTCTATGTTTTATGCCCTGAGCTTTGCcatactttattatttattttacattatatttagaattcctaattgcactttctgaaccgtTTGGAAGAAAGtttgttacagtttattttttacatgtttcaccaACGTACTGATTGTTttagtcagtttcagtttctttctttttattttccatttgctgtTTTACTCCTAACTGCACTGACTGAAAAAATGAAcgttgtttttatatgtttgaccaaacttgtgaaGTTACTGGTGCATTTCAGACAGTTGTACTGGTGCATCAAGTAAATTTGATAactctgtctgtctttaaagaaacaaaaaatgttttacgtaaattcagctttttttcagTATTAGATCAGTTTTAACCATTAATAAACCTCAGATATCAGACATGAAAAGAGTAGATCGGCGCATCTTTACTTAAAACaggctcctgtatcttgctgaaaagttaactttgtatttttatgagttctaagacatttgcactagaaactagacaaaaagtATTGCtaagaatttgtgttttgaagtgatttcaaacattttagtttctgtAGTTTCAGTTTAAATCAGGAAACGGTTTTGGTCCAACATCACGTCTCACCCTGAAGGACACGGATCAGGACATATAAACACGTTTTCTCTGGGTTAAAACCTCCAACATTTTCCGTCTTTCTGCTCTTCATTCAAACCTAAACAACCTGAACTCCATCCAAACCCTCCAACTCACCCATTTGTTGTATTTGAGCGGCGCGGTGAAGCCCATGGCCTCGATGAATTTGGTGAAGGCGCCGACTTCCTCCTGGGAGTGCTGAGGCGTCTCCTTCACGCTGCGGAGCTGCAAACCCACATCGATTACTTCTGATCAAAGTGTCTGACACCAAAAAACTTcaaggaaaacatttcatttcatcatAAATAATCCaccaaaacagagaaaaacctcaggaaatattaatttgttttcgGCTTGGAAAGAAGCTgatggaattttaaaaatgtatgttcataaatgatgcaatttttaaatattaaatggttgATCATttcatcagttactcagtacctGAGTAggctttttaccaaatacttttttactctgaagtaatttcttactttttatttgtacttgagtaaaaataagttgAAGTAGTTCTGCTCTTAAGTACTTTTCCCGCCTCTGCTGATCAAGATGTcagaagaaaaactaacatCCAGGAAAGATTTGTGTTTCTATAGCAAAGACCGATCAACGTTTTGATTCACAAACGCAGCAGAAATACAAAGTAAATGtgatcaattaaaaaataagatgCATTGAGTTAATTTCTTAAGAATTAAtatcaaattaacattttgttcttcttttctgatctaaataaaattatgtttttttaaggcTTCTGCAAGTTTaatgattagaaaaaaaatctcttgatGACAATcgccaaaatattttattttctcttcatcttGATCGCCATTAGCTGCGTTAGCATCAGAGGAAGCTGAGATAAACTGTTCTGTGGCTCAGAGTAAAGCTGCAGGACGTTCAAACACATCCGTTACCCAACCTGCACGCTGCAGGAACGCCTGGTTTCAGCATGAGCGGGGTTGTTGGTCAGATTCCTGATGCTTCATTACCTGAGTGCTGATGTGCAGAGCCCGACTCTGCGTCAAACAGCTGGATCTGCTCAGCTGGCCGGCGGCCGAAGCTCTCAGACACCAATCTTGCTCCAGcagctggaaggaaaaaaaattatatttatcatTTCTCTCTAAAATTCAGATAGGTGTGCAACATAAAAGTTAATGTGCTGCATTTGTTCAGCGATGAACTTCAGTGCTGCTGCTCAATATCTGAGGAAAATTCAGCTATTATGGTTCTGCAGAAcgacaaaaaggcaaaaaaaagtttcaaaaaatattttttatccgTCCAACTCAGTGTTTGTAATGATGCCCATTTAATTCAGGAGTTTATTATTGGTCATCACATCTTTGAGAATAAATGTTAAtgacaaaaggaaaatattcagagtttaatttatcatagaaatgtttacattttcctAAAACCAactgaaggtcagaggtcacggtGTTCTGGCTTAGATGTTCACCGATCAGCACCAGGTTTGGATCTCTCAAATATTGCAGCATTTTCCTGAACAATAAACCCATAATTAGTTAAAAATACCCAATTCATCCAACACAATGgtgaaaatttctttttttaaaataactttaactgAAAACTTTGTGGTGACATCAATAAAACCTAAAGATTCACACAatttttgtcataaatatttaattgagtTTTAACCTAAAGCTTCTGGAAGCCATTTGTTCCTAAAACTCAGTTGGATCAGAAAAACAGTTTAAGTCATGAAGCTGCTTAAAAACCAGATTAATACCAAATAATCACACATTTCTCAGTATGTTGATCATTAAAACTCTGAGTTCATTTTAGACTTTTCAGTGTGAACTCAGGGTAAAAGTGAGGTTTCATTATAACTTGTGAAACTCAAGTGAATTTACAGCATGAGAAAatactgatcattttaaaatgtacataaaaaacGATTATTTACCAATATAAAACTTAAGAAATTAGTTCATGGATTCACATGTATGGATGGAGGGTAATAATGACCTTTAACaattatagtttgtttttctataaagaaaaaataagcaatttatgaatgctttaaattaataaaaatatcttattgtAATTTTAGGAGTTTTCAATTAGCCCATTTACACAGAGAGCAAGTTTGCATCAGTTTTCtgataaaatgctatttttattcttgtGGAAATTATATATGTTATAATATATCTTGATATTCTGATTTATatgtggaaattaaaataaaaagaatccaAAACCCCAacaaacataacaataaaaagttttacaaatgcaaacatttaaatgtaaacatttctgcTATTTATTAccttattattttcattttcagactcTAGAGGAGAAATTATTTccagaagaaacatttctgcCTCATGTTTACCttcaacaacaagaaaaaaacctgaatatttaaatcTATCAGCAGGTGAGTCAGAATAAATGATCCCATCAGGTATTTAATCCTGTAATCCTGACACATCTGTTCCTCTCCGCTGTTTCATCTCATCAGAACCAACCGAACCCCTCAGTTTCTGCCTCTCTGGATTTAAATGATCCGGATTTTTTAGCTGGTTCCGGAGTTAGCAGCAAGCTAACCTTTAGCTCCTACCTTCGCGCAGGCGCCTCTGGACGCCGCCGCTCTCGCGGCGCACCTGGCGGCGACCTGCAGCGGCCGCCGGTACATGACTGCAGCAGGTACCGGTGTGAGGGCCGAGGAGGACCGGGCTGCTTCTCTGTGGCTACCTGCGAGCACACCTTCTGGTTGGGTAACACCTGCCCCAGCAATGTCAACGGAATCTGTCCGGCAGCGAATACTGTCCGACCGGAACGCCGCGGAACGAACGAAAGGTCCGCTTGGTTTAATAACAGCAGAGAGTGTGatgtaatttgtattttatttgtgctaATAAATTTATAATCCGCTTTCAGTGAGGATTAAACGTTCTGTGTAATTTTATACATCTGGTGAACTATTTAGGCAGCACAGCTGCTGCTAAGAAAGTTAATATGGAAAACTCAAAGTGCCACAATtactttttatgaataattcCAGATTTATGGCGCTGCACCTTGAGCACCTGGAGACACTATTGCAAcaagaaggtcttgggttcTGGGTCTTTTGGCGTCTTCTCTCCATATATGACTCACAGGTTCTGATGATTCAcaactaaaatgttaaaaatttattGTCATGATCATTTTGATTTACAAATGTGTTGCATTGAGTCAGAGCACcttctacagctgcatcaagCTGGAAGGAGAAACAGAACTCACTGGAAATAACACAAAGCTCCCATTCCAAAAATACCTTGttgtggaaaatataaataaaacggAATGCGATGATTTATTATGTTATTCTTCCTAGAATGTTGTAAACATACAGAACATATCAGCACCTTTTATTACCAACTCATCGTTTTttagattgttgtttttttctgactctTAAATTTCTCTTTCACTGTCAACAACAAACTATAATACCAAATATCTGCCTCACACtgaaatataaagttttgtttttcaaaaagtgaGATGACATCCAGCACCTCCCACTTGTGGAGTTGCTCAAGGATTTGTCCTTGACCCAGTCTTATTTTCTGTATAGATGTTGTCCCCAGGGTCTATTTTTGGGAAATACAATATCTCCTTCTGCTGCTTGTCTGATGAAATTCAAATCTCTCTGCCCATTcatgaaaaacaacagttttaatctgttattgGACTGTCTTGCTCATATAAACTCTGGAAAAACTCAAACTTTCTCCACctcaacaataataaaaaaaagttatggaAATTGGGGGGATCAGATAATTTTTGAGTCCTTTCTGTCATCTTGGCAGATTCTTTAAACTCACAAATCACTTGTCAAGATGAACATTTTCTAACTAAAACTTCTTGCTGGGTTAAGATCAATCATCACTTCACTGCTTCCAGTTAATACAACATGTTGATCATCTCTTTAACAGGAACTAGAAATCAGCAACCTCTATAACTCCAGTTCTAGCTTCACTTGACTGGATCTACAATGTTGTTACTGGTTGGTAAGGCTCTTAATGGACCTTCTAAAACAGCAAACGTCCAAAATAAGAACGAGTTTCTATTGGATGTTCGAAGGTAAGCAGATTGATCCGGACGTCATTTCCtagagaagaagaagctgagcagagtgtttaatttattatttttttctattgaacaaactttatggccccaatttagctccatattgCAGTTCTTTATTCTGAAGAAGACACCAGTATACCCAGCGACATCTAGCATGTCATTCTGGACCTGCTAAACTGGAAATGatgctaaaaaataataatttaataaataataataaatgtttctgacCTTTACACGTTTTCCTAGCTGTGATTCAGCTGCAAAGCacagagtttctttaaataaagactaaaacgCACCTGTTTgcagttgcttttgaaccataacaAATGGAATATCGTCCAACATATTGGAAGTGTATTAGTGATTTTAACAATGATACTTGAATGTGATGCCTGTTCCTGGCTTTACAACTGTTAACtgcatgatgtttttatgtttagcacatTTAACTGCCTTGTGGCTGAAATGTGccaaataaacctgattgattgACTTGACCAGAGGTCGTACATGGAGGCCAACTGTCGGCTCCACTGCTGCCACAACCAGAGGGAAGATGAGGAGCAGCCTAGTGGTTTTCTGAAGATTTAAGATTCTCCTTCATcactttgtggttttatttttctcatctgGAAGCGTCTGCATGTAGGAGGCAACATGTCAAAGTAAGGGAGGTCAGAACCGTCACTGCTCAGCAGGATCAACACAGCATGTTTAGAGACTCGGAGGCCGAGAGGAAAATTCAGTTTGGAATAACAGGATtcctcagaaaacacaaagtcatcagGGAAGGAAACTGGCATGGAAAGGAAAACTGGAAGGTCAAGTGGAGCTTTCTGGACCAAAAGTCTGAACATTCATGTTGGAGGAAATGAGATCAGCGGCGTCTGATCGAAGTTGGACCTGGGCTGTGAGTTATGAGACGTGACTGAGCGGGGCtgtttcctctgcagtcagATGTTCTTCATCCCGCAGAGACCTCGCCCTCAACGCACCATTCCTCATCGGTGACCTTGGTCCGACATTGAAGAACCCTCCCAGGAAGTCAGAACAAACCCAGCAGACCTGGAACGTGCCAAAGAGGTTCAGTTACAACTTTTAAAGATCTCACAGAACCATCGGCGCCACGCGGTGGACAAACACGTTTAGAGATCAAACACATGTAGAAATCCAGAAATATCCAGcagaaaactcaaacattttactcaagtaagagtaaaaggtccccaagaaattactcaagagtaaaaaagtacttGATTAAAGTTACTCAATTACTGATTAAATTTTCAAATTATCAAgagtttaatgtttaaaaattacacaatcagatggaccaaaatgtaaagttcagtggaaatttaaggatgaaaataacaataattcatacaagtaacaaaaataacaaaatcagagaaaataatttttttccaaatcagtttctttcaataaacaACTTAGGagactttaacaaaaactgcaggtgtgtctggtgaatgtttggttaaaacatgtttgtttttcattcagtgggtagaaaaaaaagtaactgaagTAAAtataattgagtaaatgtaacttgtTACTACCCAACTATCATCAAATAAACCCAATATTGTAACTAAAAATCACATCTTTAGCTCCTGCTGGTTTACTGCAGGTGTGAAAATGAGAAGTTAAactttttctcttcagtttttcttctgtgcTCTGGATGTTCTGGTTGTACCTGAAACTTTCACCTAAATCTGAAGGA
Above is a genomic segment from Xiphophorus couchianus chromosome 20, X_couchianus-1.0, whole genome shotgun sequence containing:
- the uqcc1 gene encoding ubiquinol-cytochrome c reductase complex assembly factor 1 encodes the protein MYRRPLQVAARCAARAAASRGACAKLLEQDWCLRASAAGQLSRSSCLTQSRALHISTQLRSVKETPQHSQEEVGAFTKFIEAMGFTAPLKYNKWKIKIAALRMYTCCVERINYDEFFDKCFLPDTLNSWFLIAQLHVWMCLVRMRQEGREGKFMCRYIVHSMWEDVEQRSKIMGIDAIHRKEAMKAMTETFYAAIFGYDEGILSDDCVLAAALWRNLFNCQCDDPQQLELMVEYVRKQMQFIDSLDGEDLLLTGEVKWRPLVEENAQSILKVVSPTYNDTGL